A genomic window from Malassezia vespertilionis chromosome 6, complete sequence includes:
- the SMF1 gene encoding Manganese transporter smf1 (EggNog:ENOG503NUWM; antiSMASH:Cluster_1; COG:P; TransMembrane:11 (i48-70o90-109i149-166o186-206i218-237o260-278i363-388o418-439i459-478o484-506i596-618o)), which produces MAPLGATSLAQHDNQDTPQPLGISTTACDDEQMLLLGRKNDDAPWWKVALTTGLRHLSFVGPGIIASVAYFDPGNWATDMEAGSRFGYKLLFTVLLSGLFAILLQVLCARLGTVTGYDLATQTRRLVLGLPVGSDPPPDFCTPKMRFRFWALLVPLYIINEAAIVATELAELIGSAIALNMLFPKLPLWGGVLVTTADVFLILLLYRPSMSVRIFETLIGVLVIIVLTCFIVLLVRVDPNWGDVFHGYIPSPVVVSSKGLYVSISILGATIMPHSLVLGSHFATIDRLEGYEQEDSGDDASVEAPLSKKHVTGWRGFWYEFRSRLVATQTQVPHSIQVDQLPPRKPASLRSIQLHVQHASWDIAICLVLFAITINSAILIVASAGFYYGNNANGDKEVVADLFQAFNLLRDNVGKGPAILFAIALLAAGQSSSITVTLAGQLISEGFIHWKMSPFMRRLLTRAIAVVPSMVVATVTGRTGLDKMLVASQVALSMALPFVSFPLIVLTCSRKRMVREVVDDVPRSPDMQQPSETQNYGTTNLTSDAAPAPAPAPTPPSRWRQCYAAAHRFYAFLGYGSQGDCEAAGSVYYHRFQNGIVAMLLSWAVFFLICIADIYVLYFSLAHPDEA; this is translated from the coding sequence ATGGCCCCGTTGGGTGCAACATCCTTGGCACAGCACGATAACCAGGATACACCTCAGCCTCTTGGAATATCTACCACAGCGTGCGACGACGAGCAGATGTTGCTACTGGGGAGGAAAAATGATGATGCACCCTGGTGGAAGGTCGCACTTACGACTGGACTGCGCCACCTGTCCTTTGTAGGACCTGGCATTATTGCATCCGTTGCATACTTCGATCCCGGAAATTGGGCGACGGATATGGAGGCGGGCTCGCGATTTGGATACAAGCTCTTGTTCACCGTGCTACTTTCCGGTCTGTTTGCAATTCTACTGCAAGTGCTCTGTGCGCGACTCGGTACCGTGACGGGGTATGATTTGGCCACccagacgcggcgcttggtgcTTGGGCTTCCGGTCGGTTCGGACCCGCCGCCAGATTTTTGTACGCCGAAAATGCGATTTCGGTTCTGGGCGCTTCTTGTGCCGCTGTACATTATCAACGAGGCTGCGATTGTTGCTACCGAGCTAGCCGAGCTGATTGGTAGTGCTATTGCGCTCAATATGCTTTTCCCTAAACTTCCTTTGTGGGGTGGCGTGCTGGTCACCACCGCCGACGTTTTCTTAATTCTACTTCTCTACCGCCCCAGCATGAGTGTGCGCATTTTTGAGACGCTGATTGGCGTGCTGGTGATTATTGTGCTGACGTGCTTTATTGTGCTTCTTGTGCGTGTGGACCCAAACTGGGGCGACGTGTTCCACGGGTATATTCCTTCTCCTGTCGTGGTGAGCTCCAAGGGTCTGTATGTCTCGATCTCGATTTTGGGCGCGACCATCATGCCGCACTCGCTGGTTCTTGGCTCCCACTTCGCCACGATTGACCGACTGGAAGGGTACGAGCAGGAGGATTCGGGCGACGATGCAAGCGTCGAAGCGCCGTTGTCCAAGAAGCACGTCACCGGCTGGAGAGGGTTTTGGTACGAGTTTCGCTCGCGACTCGTCGCGACGCAAACCCAAGTGCCGCACAGCATTCAAGTAGACCAGCTCCCGCCACGCAAACCTGCTTCACTGCGTTCGATTCAACTGCATGTGCAGCATGCATCGTGGGACATCGCCATATGTCTCGTTCTCTTTGCCATCACGATCAACAGTGCGATTTTGATTGTGGCCTCGGCTGGGTTCTACTACGGGAACAATGCGAACGGGGACAAAGAGGTGGTTGCGGACCTTTTCCAAGCGTTCAACTTGCTAAGGGATAATGTCGGCAAAGGGCCGGCAATCCTGTTTGCCATTGCACTGCTTGCTGCCGGGCAGTCGTCTAGCATTACTGTCACGCTCGCCGGGCAGCTCATCTCTGAAGGTTTTATCCACTGGAAGATGTCTCCGTTCATGCGGCGTCTTCTTACCCGCGCTATTGCCGTAGTGCCCTCCATGGTAGTCGCGACTGTTACCGGGCGCACAGGCTTGGACAAGATGCTGGTGGCGTCGCAAGTCGCACTCTCCATGGCGCTGCCGTTTGTGAGCTTTCCTTTAATTGTGCTTACTTgctcgcgcaaacgcaTGGTGCGCGAGGTAGTTGATGATGTGCCTCGTTCGCCAGATATGCAGCAGCCGTCAGAGACGCAAAACTACGGCACGACGAACTTGACTTCGGACGCGGCACCGGCACCGGCACCAGCACCGACACCGCCTTCGCGATGGCGCCAATGCtacgcagcggcgcaccgttTCTACGCGTTCCTTGGCTACGGCAGCCAAGGCGACTGTGAGGCTGCGGGCAGCGTCTACTACCACCGCTTTCAGAACGGTATTGTTGCTATGCTCCTTTCATGGGCAGTGTTTTTTCTCATCTGCATTGCCGACATCTATGTGCTCTACTTTTCGCTCGCTCACCCCGACGAAGCCTGA
- a CDS encoding uncharacterized protein (antiSMASH:Cluster_1): MTPAAQYDISVLPLIPSDADIQSLHGYLRGPSCRNGISDNVTSVFGADIAMGRLREAHFVMRSNRPVSPASFDQQYIDARLMSNETSAPGLPRSWSTPMLAKRSQTELVRPMRSRAQAKGKRRGAPASHELEAESVMQTTPKRSARRSRSLSNLFSRAKQRTPTSDSMPQGGAKTSTPLSASRFGALDLTRFTPRSESSMSLPRTRTTSNSVADLRMASGNASTSTLSEALQHKPSKYTASPAGSTSVNYFANDLVPSPTSSVMYDGSASLFSLSSVALRSGSVGSTEASASAYRVSVASPTRPKIAIPLPEVDGGLKPLRGERSNSIVSSLPQRSPYSSTHDTLRGSLEQKQSTPVAMAMSTISAASSPTSPALDVPPQKSSSISPSVSGMSVGGVSMPSSASSFSNSNKPLPVEATSDTTPAERTAASTAASTALSTPFVQIDNAFQTMIHVSDTPSPSHYAPAPLRAMSGETQSADEMDAALLCSPASATDTFLSVLQDTDDEYGRSSVLSQDRDSQVNVQGVAMSSPASGVGWLKETQSVRSVLGSALGSPNMGSTAHASPRLASPLSPAHASPLPPSPVPSFSTNSPQLSRISPPMPSPTMHRTVPLSSPTVFKSLSPFYANVPNTQRAPRKADRAPRNEASLSTAPSSAKLPALPAHTYTTTTEPLHTTLSTPPATISSTRVAPSPDAPPLQPPVHTTKALPFLPDSAASASPPAAFQDTLQEFATQQESLMSNIETSRAEIWELWRNIREFREALQNDAGMVLEEKTLSSKSDRYERIRESIASADHMDRRLTALLHAPNDPSHGTPAPMAHARDSASSLGDPLDFSYYESA; encoded by the coding sequence ATGACACCTGCCGCGCAGTACGACATTTCCGTGCTCCCACTTATTCCTTCCGATGCGGACATCCAGTCTTTGCATGGGTACTTGCGTGGGCCTTCATGCAGGAATGGCATTAGCGACAATGTCACGTCTGTCTTTGGCGCGGATATTGCCATGGGCCGCCTGCGCGAGGCTCACTTTGTGATGCGGTCGAACCGGCCCGTCTCCCCGGCCTCTTTCGACCAGCAGTACATTGATGCTCGATTGATGTCGAACGAGACGTCGGCGCCGGGACTGCCACGCTCCTGGAGCACGCCCATGCTTGCAAAGCGCTCCCAAACGGAGCTGGTTCGACCCATGCGCAGTCGTGCACAGGCCAAAGGGAAGCGTCGCGGAGCGCCCGCATCgcacgagctcgaggcggaGAGCGTGATGCAAACCACACCAAAGCGTTCTGCGCGGCGGTCGCGGAGTTTGTCGAATCTTTTTAGCAGGgcgaagcagcgcacgccgacaAGCGACTCGATGCCGCAAGGCGGTGCCAAAACCAGTACGCCTTTGTCTGCGAGCCGCTTCGGTGCATTGGACTTGACGCGCTTTACTCCGCGATCTGAGAGCTCTAtgagcttgccgcgcacacgcaccacGAGCAATTCTGTCGCGGATCTCAGGATGGCGAGTGGCAATGCGTCTACAAGCACGCTTTCCGAAGCACTCCAGCACAAACCGTCCAAGTACACAGCCTCTCCTGCCGGCTCTACGAGCGTTAACTACTTTGCAAATGATCTCGTGCCGTCGCCCACCTCGTCGGTGATGTACGATGGCAGTGCTTCTTTATTTTCCCTCTCAAGCGTCGCGTTGCGCTCTGGCTCGGTGGGCTCCACAGAGGCGAGTGCGAGTGCATACAGAGTCAGTGTTGCCTCGCCCACGCGCCCAAAAATAGCCATTCCACTGCCCGAGGTGGATGGCGGGCTCAAGCCgctccgcggcgagcgcagcaacaGCATCGTGTCGAGTCTTCCGCAGCGCTCCCCGTACTCTTCTACGCACGACACGTTACGTGGCTCGCTCGAGCAAAAGCAAAGCACACCGGTCGCTATGGCCATGTCGACGATCTCTGCAGCTTCGTCACCCACGTCGCCGGCATTGGATGTGCCGCCGCAAAAAAGCAGCTCGATTTCTCCTTCCGTATCCGGCATGTCTGTTGGAGGTGTAAGTATGCCGTCGTCTGCATCCAGTTTTTCCAATTCCAACAAGCCGCTTCCTGTTGAAGCAACGTCGGACACGACACCTGCAgagcgcaccgctgccAGCACCGCTGCCAGCACCGCATTGTCGACGCCGTTTGTACAGATTGACAATGCGTTCCAGACCATGATACACGTTTCCGACACGCCGTCTCCATCGCATTATGCACCTGCACCGTTGCGAGCCATGTCGGGAGAAACGCAGTCTGCGGACGAAatggacgctgcgctgctaTGCTCGCCAGCGTCGGCCACCGATACATTTTTGTCTGTATTGCAGGACACAGACGACGAGTACGGGCGGAGCAGTGTATTGTCGCAGGACAGGGACAGCCAGGTGAATGTACAAGGCGTGGCCATGTCCAGCCCCGCTTCGGGTGTGGGCTGGCTAAAAGAAACACAAAGCGTAAGGTCGGTGCTGGGGTCGGCGCTGGGATCGCCGAACATGGGATCAACGGCGCATGCGTCGCCAAGACTGGCGTCGCCGCTGAGCCcagcgcatgcatcgcCACTACCCCCTTCGCCTGTGCCATCCTTCTCCACCAATTCGCCGCAACTTTCGAGGATATCGCCTCCGATGCCGAGTCCCACCATGCATCGCACTGTGCCCCTCAGCAGTCCCACCGTATTCAAAAGTCTCTCGCCTTTCTACGCAAATGTCCCGAACACCCAACGCGCTCCGCGCAAGGCAgaccgagcgccgcgcaacgAAGCGAGCCTCAGCACCGCCCCCAGCTCAGCAAAGCTCCCTGCCTTGCCTGCGCACACGTATACTACCACCACCGAGCCATTGCACACTACGCTCTCTACACCTCCTGCAACAATAAGCAGCACACGAGTGGCGCCCTCCCCTGATGCACCTCCCCTGCAGCCGCCTGTACATACAACCAAGGCACTTCCGTTCCTGCCtgacagcgccgcatcagCTAGTCCCCCTGCTGCGTTCCAGGACACACTGCAAGAGTTTGCGACGCAGCAAGAGAGCCTCATGTCGAACATCGAGACTTCGCGTGCCGAGATCTGGGAACTATGGCGCAATATACGAGAATTTCGAGAAGCGCTCCAAAACGACGCCGGCATGGTCCTCGAAGAAAAGACCCTTTCTTCTAAGTCCGATCGCTACGAGCGCATCCGGGAGAGCATTGCGTCTGCTGACCACATGGATCGGCGCCTcactgcgctgctccacgcgccaaacgaTCCGTCCCATGGGACACCGGCGCCCATGGCGCATGCACGTGATTCAGCGTCCTCATTGGGTGATCCGCTCGACTTCTCGTATTACGAATCCGCGTGA